Proteins from one Sulfurovum sp. TSL1 genomic window:
- a CDS encoding Fic family protein, translating into MTKTKYLLYAFKQEVNGKTIYWYETDGKYFNQTKPPMHILEKNPEEVRSVDSAKIIENPWLEWKSNDIQKIVTEEGVCINYLKSADDEFITKQEDFKLLETYSYLVENFNISKAFGFDTIQQWHKMIFETIYPFAGMRRTVTMSKGNGNEAWEWRVEFLQGLPEFDSFLQEVSQKEYETVEDITLELAKLISDFLFIHPFREGNGRLSRLVCDIILAKNGLPMIGLKLKKGDNYIRRVHKGYECDYEPLKELLLSKIEEEIMRESE; encoded by the coding sequence ATGACAAAGACAAAATATTTACTCTATGCCTTTAAACAAGAAGTGAATGGAAAAACTATCTATTGGTATGAGACAGATGGTAAATATTTTAACCAAACAAAACCACCTATGCATATACTTGAAAAGAACCCAGAAGAAGTGCGTAGTGTAGATAGTGCTAAGATCATTGAAAACCCTTGGCTTGAATGGAAGTCAAATGATATACAGAAAATCGTTACAGAAGAAGGAGTCTGTATCAATTACTTGAAGTCTGCTGATGATGAGTTTATTACAAAGCAAGAAGATTTCAAATTACTGGAAACATATAGTTATCTTGTTGAGAATTTTAATATATCCAAAGCATTTGGTTTTGATACGATACAGCAGTGGCATAAGATGATTTTTGAGACGATCTATCCTTTTGCCGGTATGAGAAGAACCGTTACGATGAGTAAAGGTAATGGAAATGAGGCATGGGAGTGGAGAGTTGAATTTCTTCAAGGATTGCCAGAGTTTGACAGTTTTTTACAAGAAGTAAGCCAAAAAGAGTATGAAACGGTAGAAGATATTACCTTGGAGCTAGCTAAGCTTATTAGTGACTTTCTATTTATACATCCTTTTCGTGAGGGAAATGGAAGGCTTAGTAGGTTAGTATGCGACATTATACTTGCGAAGAATGGTTTACCAATGATCGGCCTCAAGTTAAAAAAAGGTGACAACTATATCAGAAGAGTTCATAAAGGTTATGAATGTGATTATGAACCTTTGAAAGAGTTACTGCTTTCAAAGATTGAAGAGGAGATTATGCGTGAATCTGAATAA
- a CDS encoding DUF4917 family protein, with translation MLTYQDVLSRIDNDDSRNYLLLGNGFSMSYNVERFSFTSLLESAIDNGLIEEDSPMHLVFKEFETKDFEEVVKLLETSVAVVKKYLEDNEDCIDEERILTDAQLLKEHLVTIITNNHPGTINEIPDTEFINSTNFIKGFERVYSLNYDLLLYWTTIKLMDFKSSEMIDNVVLKPTDGFREDEEIGQDYVVFGNDGTKSNVLYLHGALHIFDKKNKIIKNTYSRTDVPLRVQTLQYLEDDIYPIFVSEGTSEQKHAKIIHNAYLNHCYKSLNGIGRKTKEDNLIVFGTMLKTNDTHIRKAVLNSGLKNIYFGISREEEKDQIADFVQELNNAHVPKEVFFYDYRTATVWR, from the coding sequence GTGTTAACTTATCAGGACGTTTTATCTAGAATCGATAATGATGATAGTAGAAACTATTTATTGCTCGGGAATGGGTTTAGTATGTCATATAATGTTGAAAGGTTTTCTTTCACAAGCTTGCTGGAAAGTGCTATAGATAATGGGTTAATTGAAGAAGATAGCCCAATGCACCTTGTATTTAAAGAATTTGAAACTAAAGATTTTGAAGAAGTTGTAAAACTATTGGAAACTTCTGTTGCAGTTGTAAAAAAATATTTAGAGGATAACGAAGATTGTATTGATGAAGAAAGAATACTTACTGATGCACAACTATTAAAAGAACATTTAGTTACTATAATTACAAATAATCATCCTGGTACCATTAATGAAATACCAGATACAGAGTTTATAAACAGTACGAATTTTATTAAAGGATTTGAGAGAGTATATTCACTCAATTATGACTTGCTTTTGTATTGGACCACAATCAAACTTATGGATTTTAAATCTTCAGAAATGATTGATAATGTTGTTTTAAAACCAACAGATGGATTTCGTGAAGATGAGGAAATAGGACAAGATTATGTGGTGTTTGGTAATGATGGTACTAAGTCAAATGTTTTATACTTGCATGGAGCTCTTCATATTTTTGATAAGAAAAATAAAATTATTAAAAATACATATTCCAGAACTGATGTACCATTGAGGGTTCAAACATTACAGTATTTAGAAGATGATATCTATCCTATATTTGTTTCGGAAGGAACAAGTGAACAGAAACATGCAAAAATAATTCATAATGCTTACTTAAACCATTGCTATAAAAGTTTAAATGGTATTGGTAGAAAAACCAAAGAAGATAACTTGATTGTGTTTGGAACGATGTTAAAAACTAACGACACACATATTAGAAAGGCTGTCCTAAATTCGGGGTTAAAAAATATCTACTTTGGTATTTCAAGAGAAGAAGAAAAGGACCAAATAGCTGATTTTGTTCAAGAATTAAATAATGCTCATGTACCCAAAGAGGTATTTTTTTATGACTATAGAACTGCAACGGTTTGGAGATAA